The proteins below are encoded in one region of Oryzias melastigma strain HK-1 linkage group LG9, ASM292280v2, whole genome shotgun sequence:
- the tcima gene encoding transcriptional and immune response regulator a — translation MSSYLSSESRRVSPSVHGNKFDTAHRKKAVANIFENVNQDALMRLFQKTGDMKAEERVRSIFSYTQDPEETARALMALKQRKKDKFLQIAGMVRQLLKLR, via the coding sequence ATGTCTTCCTACTTGTCATCCGAGAGCCGCCGGGTCAGCCCGTCCGTCCACGGCAACAAGTTCGACACGGCGCACCGCAAGAAGGCCGTGGCGAACATTTTCGAGAACGTCAATCAGGACGCGCTGATGAGACTCTTCCAGAAAACCGGCGACATGAAGGCGGAGGAGCGCGTGAGGAGCATCTTCTCCTACACGCAGGACCCGGAGGAGACGGCGCGCGCGCTGATGGCTCTGAAGCAGCGAAAGAAGGACAAGTTCCTGCAGATCGCGGGGATGGTCCGACAGCTGCTGAAACTGCGCTGA